Genomic DNA from Candidatus Aenigmatarchaeota archaeon:
AAAGATATTGAGAGAACTGGATGGAAAATAAGGGGTGTTAAAAAACCCGAAAGTGTTTCTGATCATTCATTCAGGGTTGCTATTTTAGTTTTACTATATTCAAATAGACTCGATTTAGACGGAAATAAGTGTTTAAAGATGGCTCTTTTGCACGACATACAGGAAGTTTATACAGGAGACATAGCAACCAGATTTAAAGAGGAGGACCAGATTATTTCAAATATTGAAAAAAGGAGGATGGAAAGTGAGGGTTTTGAGAAACTTATTTCAAAATTGCCAATGAATCATGGGAAAGAGTTGAAAGACATTTGGGAGGAATTTTTCAACCAAGAAACCGATGAAGCCAGGTTTGTAAATGACATGGATAAGATAGAAATGGTTCTCCAGGCCCTTGAATATTTTGAAAAAGGTGGAATGAAAGATGCGGATGAATTTTTCCGGACGGCAGAAAACTCAATAAAGACGGATAT
This window encodes:
- a CDS encoding HD domain-containing protein, with product MEFLDFVSEIGKLKDIERTGWKIRGVKKPESVSDHSFRVAILVLLYSNRLDLDGNKCLKMALLHDIQEVYTGDIATRFKEEDQIISNIEKRRMESEGFEKLISKLPMNHGKELKDIWEEFFNQETDEARFVNDMDKIEMVLQALEYFEKGGMKDADEFFRTAENSIKTDIGRKLLEYLKERYFEVKRNRK